One Anabas testudineus chromosome 15, fAnaTes1.2, whole genome shotgun sequence genomic window carries:
- the LOC113158774 gene encoding ubiquitin-conjugating enzyme E2 D4-like, giving the protein MALKRIQKELNDLQRDPPASCSAGPVGEDMFHWQATITGPNDSPYHGGVFFLSVHFPTDYPFKPPKVAFTTKIYHPNINSNGSICLDILRSQWSPALTVSKVLLSICSLLCDPNPDDPLVPDIAHIYKADRQKYNKLAREWTQRYAM; this is encoded by the exons ATGGCTTTGAAAAGAATACAGAAG gagTTAAATGACTTGCAGAGGGACCCACCAGCTTCATGTTCAGCTGGACCTGTAGGGGAGGACA tGTTTCACTGGCAAGCTACCATCACAGGACCA AATGACAGCCCATATCATGGAGGAGTATTCttcctttctgttcatttccCGACTGACTATCCTTTTAAACCACCAAAG GTTGCCTTCACAACGAAAATTTATCACCCAAACATAAACAGCAATGGTAGCATCTGCCTTGACATCTTGAGGTCACAGTGGTCGCCTGCACTTACAGTGTCGAAAG tgttattGTCCATATGCTCTTTGCTGTGTGACCCAAATCCAGATGACCCACTGGTCCCAGATATCGCACACATCTACAAAGCAGACAGGCAAAA gtacaATAAGTTAGCCAGGGAATGGACTCAGAGGTATGCAATGTGA